The following are from one region of the Sandaracinus amylolyticus genome:
- a CDS encoding ABC1 kinase family protein yields MAEQTHDGSLLGVAIRDVSRLRKVVGVVAQHGFGEVLTRIPFAAQLLGATPSRRGKEAEGTPAERFARLLAALGPTYIKLGQVLSMRSDLLPAEYVQALSKLQDKAPPIPYADVQSVIAEGLGRPAEEIFAEIDQEPIATASIGQAHLARTRDGKRVVVKVQRPGIGTTMRGDLDLLFIAAKALEASIDEMRLVTPSAIVAEFEKSLLRELNFSAELANLVRMRALLDPDRPVIAPAPLPELSCRTVLTMEYFEGRPVRALTPKSPEAKHAVEQILHAMCKGVFVDGFFHGDPHAGNILVNDEGTLCFLDLGLVGTLSAEQRDDLVTLVLGTIMDDASTVARVLLKIGTPTQRIDIGELKSEITRVRAQYVMVRSVKDLDTRGFIEEFANAAGKYRVKLATEYSVLAKSAGTIEGLVRTLDPDVDVIPIIRPYVEKIFGERWAPDKVVQQALGGATGMASLLRTVPTHVDQILHDMETGNVQVRPIMPKLDALPDRLHDSATRVAVAVFSASMSICAAIMVPDRAEHFFDYAKITLFFVAFTAAVAGWFVTWWWHWLGRGINLRVTPLLRFFRRG; encoded by the coding sequence ATGGCCGAGCAGACCCACGACGGATCTCTCCTCGGCGTCGCGATCCGCGACGTCTCTCGCCTGCGCAAGGTCGTCGGCGTCGTCGCACAGCACGGCTTCGGCGAGGTGCTCACGCGCATCCCGTTCGCGGCGCAGCTGCTCGGCGCGACGCCCTCGCGGCGCGGTAAGGAGGCCGAGGGCACGCCCGCCGAGCGCTTCGCGCGTCTGCTCGCGGCGCTCGGGCCGACGTACATCAAGCTCGGTCAGGTGCTCTCGATGCGCTCGGACCTGCTCCCCGCGGAGTACGTCCAGGCGCTCAGCAAGCTGCAGGACAAGGCGCCGCCGATCCCCTACGCCGACGTGCAGAGCGTGATCGCGGAAGGGCTCGGCCGTCCTGCCGAGGAGATCTTCGCGGAGATCGATCAGGAGCCGATCGCGACGGCGTCGATCGGTCAGGCGCACCTCGCGCGCACGCGCGACGGAAAGCGCGTCGTGGTGAAGGTGCAGCGCCCCGGCATCGGCACGACGATGCGCGGCGATCTCGATCTGCTCTTCATCGCGGCGAAGGCGCTCGAGGCGAGCATCGACGAGATGCGGCTCGTGACGCCGAGCGCGATCGTCGCCGAGTTCGAGAAGAGCCTGCTGCGCGAGCTCAACTTCAGCGCGGAGCTCGCGAACCTGGTGCGCATGCGCGCGCTGCTCGATCCCGATCGCCCGGTGATCGCGCCCGCGCCGCTGCCCGAGCTGAGCTGCCGCACCGTGCTCACGATGGAGTACTTCGAGGGCCGCCCGGTGCGCGCGCTGACGCCGAAGAGCCCCGAGGCGAAGCACGCGGTCGAGCAGATCCTCCACGCGATGTGCAAGGGCGTGTTCGTCGACGGGTTCTTCCACGGCGATCCGCACGCCGGGAACATCCTGGTGAACGACGAGGGCACGCTGTGCTTCCTCGACCTCGGCCTGGTCGGGACGCTGAGCGCGGAGCAGCGCGACGATCTCGTCACGCTCGTGCTCGGGACGATCATGGACGACGCGAGCACCGTCGCGCGCGTGCTCCTGAAGATCGGCACGCCGACCCAGCGCATCGACATCGGCGAGCTCAAGAGCGAGATCACGCGCGTTCGCGCGCAGTACGTGATGGTCCGCTCGGTGAAGGACCTCGACACGCGCGGCTTCATCGAGGAGTTCGCGAACGCCGCGGGCAAGTACCGCGTGAAGCTGGCGACCGAGTACTCGGTGCTCGCGAAGAGCGCGGGCACGATCGAGGGACTGGTCCGGACGCTCGATCCCGACGTCGACGTGATTCCGATCATCCGTCCTTACGTCGAGAAGATCTTCGGCGAGCGCTGGGCGCCCGACAAAGTGGTGCAACAAGCGCTGGGCGGCGCGACCGGCATGGCGTCACTGCTGCGCACGGTGCCGACGCACGTCGATCAGATCCTGCACGACATGGAGACCGGCAACGTGCAGGTGCGGCCCATCATGCCGAAGCTCGATGCGCTGCCCGATCGACTGCACGACAGCGCGACGAGAGTGGCAGTCGCGGTCTTCAGTGCATCGATGTCGATCTGCGCGGCGATCATGGTGCCCGACCGCGCCGAGCACTTCTTCGACTACGCGAAGATCACGCTCTTCTTCGTCGCGTTCACCGCCGCTGTCGCAGGTTGGTTCGTGACGTGGTGGTGGCACTGGCTGGGGCGCGGGATCAACCTGCGCGTGACGCCTCTATTGCGGTTCTTCCGGCGCGGATGA